One window of Phycodurus eques isolate BA_2022a chromosome 17, UOR_Pequ_1.1, whole genome shotgun sequence genomic DNA carries:
- the fgf11b gene encoding fibroblast growth factor 11, producing the protein MAALASSLIRQKRAVKDDQTNRPVANKRKPCPKSNKSLCQKQILVLISKVRLCGGRKGRNEKRPEPQLKGIVSRLYSQHGYYLQMQPDGTMDGTRDESSLFSQFNLIPVGLRIVAIQGAKAGLYLAMNSDGYLYTSDHFTPECKFKESVFENYYVTYSSMLYRQTQSGRSWYIGINRDGQVMKGNRVKKNKGAAHFLPKVIEVAMYKEPSLHELTSEPVSPPRKTTKTSDSPSLKNGRKEAPKADAS; encoded by the exons ATGGCAGCTCTCGCTAGCTCACTCATTAGACAGAAACGGGCGGTCAAGGACGACCAAACCAATCGACCGGTAGCCAACAAGCGTAAACCCTGTCCAAAAAGCAACAAGTCCTTGTGCCAGAAACAGATCTTGGTTCTCATCTCCAAAGTAAGACTGTGTGGGGGTCGCAAAGGTCGGAATGAGAAAAGACCAG AGCCGCAGCTGAAAGGCATTGTATCCCGCCTGTACAGCCAACACGGATACTACCTACAGATGCAGCCTGACGGCACCATGGACGGTACAAGAGACGAGAGCAGCTTATTTT CGCAGTTTAACCTAATTCCTGTGGGACTGCGGATTGTGGCAATACAGGGTGCGAAGGCGGGGCTGTATCTTGCCATGAATAGCGACGGATACCTCTATACGTCT GATCACTTCACTCCGGAGTGTAAGTTCAAGGAGAGTGTGTTTGAGAACTACTACGTCACATACTCGTCCATGCTCTATCGGCAGACCCAGTCTGGTCGCTCTTGGTATATCGGTATCAACCGTGATGGCCAGGTCATGAAGGGTAACCGGGTAAAGAAGAACAAAGGAGCTGCACACTTCCTGCCTAAAGTTATCGAGG TCGCGATGTATAAGGAGCCATCGCTACATGAGCTCACAAGTGAGCCTGTGAGTCCTCCGCGGAAGACAACCAAAACATCCGATTCCCCGTCCTTGAAAAATGGACGGAAAGAAGCTCCCAAGGCTGACGCCTCATAG